The proteins below are encoded in one region of Aspergillus nidulans FGSC A4 chromosome III:
- a CDS encoding putative FAD binding monooxygenase (transcript_id=CADANIAT00005691) has protein sequence MSDSRSPDTQPSASNCEVIEGLNLLNRGSINRMDWTKVQKISNISHPRYIYFLRPMTSNPDVLIIGAGPSGLVTALWLATHGISIRIIDKAKADVSTSRALAIQARTLELYRQLDIAEEVVANGHKVRATNIWSEGTYRGHIPIGDIGTGLTPYPFIHIFSQDQHERLLENRLASFGVHVERGLEFIGFTENDSSITARLKSTDHENDIETCEAAFIVGCDGPHSTVRHAAGIDYDGATYSHTFFVADIEGAGPTFNGEAHVSFNESEFMLLFPYDDDHRARISGAIDDETAERKGTDISFEDIAPQIKRSFKMQIDKMNWFSTYRSHHRVAASFAKGRVFLVGDAAHIHSPVGGQGMNTGIGDAINLAWKLSAVVKKQAGLSLLQSYETERRAFALQLVSTTDKGFNAAISQSFLARTVRTHVVPYIAPLLAKIEYVRHYVFRRVSQIMLGYPHSSLSTGSAGYVHGGSRMPWAVAGDIDNFETLKSITWQVHVYGIAKSELTEWCQSRKIPLHVFPWHGQYEAVGLMADAAYLIRPDTYVAVAEPSGDSQIFDQYCEDIGLRWV, from the exons ATGTCGGACAGTCGGAGCCCCGATACAcagccttcagcttcaaacTGCGAAGTGATTGAGGGTCTCAATTTATTGAATCGAGGAAGTATAAATAGAATGGATTGGACCAAGGTACAGAAAAT TTCGAATATTTCTCACCCACGATACATCTACTTCTTACGGCCGATGACGAGCAATCCTGACGTCTTGATCATTGGCGCCGGTCCGTCCGGTCTTGTTACAGCATTGTGGCTAGCCACGCACGGGATCTCTATTCGCATCATCGACAAAGCAAAGGCGGATGTTTCGACCTCCCGGGCACTAGCCATTCAGGCACGGACACTGGAACTATACCGCCAGCTCGATATCGCTGAAGAGGTTGTTGCGAATGGGCACAAAGTCAGAGCAACGAATATCTGGTCGGAGGGCACATATCGGGGACATATTCCCATCGGCGATATTGGCACAGGGCTTACGCCGTACCCGTTCATCCATATCTTTTCGCAGGATCAACACGAGAGGCTGCTCGAGAACCGCCTAGCGTCGTTTGGCGTCCATGTCGAGCGAGGTCTGGAATTCATAGGATTCACAGAAAACGACTCCTCCATAACAGCTCGGTTGAAATCCACTGACCACGAAAATGATATAGAAACATGCGAAGCGGCCTTCATTGTCGGCTGTGACGGACCGCATTCAACCGTTCGTCATGCCGCCGGAATTGATTATGACGGTGCAACGTACTCCCATACATTTTTTGTTGCCGATATTGAGGGAGCCGGGCCAACTTTCAACGGCGAAGCGCACGTTAGCTTCAATGAGTCCGAGTTTATGTTGCTGTTCCCATATGATGATGACCATCGGGCCCGCATTTCGGGGGCTATTGATGACGAAACAGCAGAGAGAAAAGGTACTGATATCAGCTTCGAGGACATCGCTCCACAGATAAAGCGGTCATTCAAGATGCAGATCGACAAGATGAACTGGTTCTCCACTTATCGGAGCCATCATCGCGTAGCGGCGTCGTTCGCCAAAGGCAGAGTATTCCTGGTTGGGGACGCTGCGCATATCCATAGCCCAGTCGGAGGACAGGGCATGAACACTGGAATAGGAGATGCAATCAATCTTGCCTGGAAGTTATCAGCGGTTGTTAAGAAACAAGCTGGTTTATCGTTGCTTCAAAGCTATGAGACAGAGCGCCGCGCTTTTGCGCTTCAATTGGTCAGCACGACAGACAAAGGCTTCAATGCTGCCATCTCACAGAGCTTTCTGGCTCGAACCGTGCGGACTCATGTTGTGCCTTATATTGCTCCTTTGCTCGCCAAAATCGAGTACGTCAGGCACTACGTGTTTCGGAGAGTGTCCCAGATCATGCTCGGTTATCCACACAGCAGCTTATCTACTGGGAGCGCTGGGTACGTTCACGGAGGTAGTCGGATGCCATGGGCAGTTGCTGGCGACATCGACAATTTTGAGACCCTGAAATCGATCACCTGGCAGGTCCATGTATACGGGATCGCGAAGTCGGAATTGACAGAGTGGTGCCAGAGCAGGAAGATTCCTTTGCACGTCTTTCCATGGCATGGCCAGTACGAAGCGGTCGGATTAATGGCCGATGCAGCATACTTGATCAGGCCGGATACCtatgttgctgttgcagagcCCTCGGGCGATTCTCAGATTTTCGATCAGTACTGTGAAGATATTGGACTCCGATGGGTTTGA
- a CDS encoding cytochrome c oxidase subunit VIa (transcript_id=CADANIAT00005692), translating to MIAQRSVLRLAQRSTPVRSAIQRRFNSTDKLPSWAVDNEFNRERAAVKHHAASTSSLWLKLSIFAVIPCLIGGGYNAYVQWNEHWEHWEHMPPLEERTEYPYQNIRTKNFPWGDGDKVTGTPMSTTTTRTRPPK from the exons ATGATTGCCCAGCGCAGTGTCCTCCGCCTCGCCCAGCGTTCCACTCCGGTTCGCTCTGCCATCCAGCGCCGCTTCAACAGCACTGACAAGCTGCCCTCCTGGGCAGTCGACAACGAGTTCAACCGCGAGCGAGCTGCTGTCAAGCACCATGCGGCTTCCACCAGCA GTCTTTGGCTCAAGCTTTCCATCTT TGCCGTTATTCCCTGCTTGATTGGCGGTGGCTACAACGCCTATGTCCAGTGGAACGAGCACTGGGAGCACTGGGAGCACATGCCTCCTCTTGAGGAACGCACCGAGTACCCCTACCAGAACATCCGCACCAAGAACTTCCCTTGGGGAGACGGTGACAAGGTCA CTGGAACTCCAATGTCAACTACCACAACAAGGACAAGACCGCCTAAGTGA
- a CDS encoding phosphoribosylaminoimidazolesuccinocarboxamide synthase (transcript_id=CADANIAT00005689) has product METTLTTTDLQGSLPLIARGKVRDLYQVDDKTLLFVATDRISAYDVIMENGIPQKGVLLTLCTRKWFEILTAALPSLRTHFITLDLPPQIPESLHPVLQNRAMQVRKLRILPIEAIVRGYITGSAWNEYKKTGTVHGIPIKEGLRESEAFPDGPIYTPSTKAEQGEHDENIHPDKAVEIVGEPYASKIAELAVTLYKTAHAYALTRGVIIADTKFEFGVDEETNEVVLADEVLTPDSSRFWPKDSYEVGRGQQSFDKQFLRDWLVKEGLKGKSGVRMTDEIAQKTSEKYREAWERITGGN; this is encoded by the exons ATGGAAACTACCCTCACAACAACCGACCTCCAGGGTTCGCTGCCTCTCATCGCTCGCGGCAAAGTTCGCGACCTGTACCAAGTCGACGACAaaaccctcctcttcgtcgcaACAGATCGCATCTCCGCCTACGATGTGATTATGGAAAAT GGAATCCCACAAAAAGGCGTCCTCCTGACCCTTTGCACGCGCAAGTGGTTTGAAATCCTCACGGCAGccctcccctccctccgCACGCACTTCATCACACTTGACCTCCCCCCGCAGATCCCCGAGTCATTGCATCCTGTGCTGCAGAACCGCGCCATGCAGGTCCGTAAGTTGCGCATCCTGCCCATTGAGGCTATTGTGCGCGGGTATATCACCGGCTCCGCGTGGAACGAGTATAAGAAGACTGGCACGGTTCATGGCATTCCAATTAAAGAGGGCCTGAGGGAGAGTGAGGCGTTCCCTGATGGGCCGATTTATACGCCTAGTACAAAGGCGGAGCAGGGGGAGCATGATGAGAATATCCATCCGGATAAAG CCGTCGAAATCGTAGGGGAACCGTACGCATCGAAAATCGCCGAGCTCGCTGTGACGCTTTACAAGACCGCGCACGCCTACGCGCTTACTCGGGGCGTGATCATCGCAGATACGAAGTTCGAGTTTGGCGTTGACGAGGAGACGAACGAGGTCGTTCTGGCGGACGAGGTGCTCACGCCAGACTCGTCTCGGTTCTGGCCAAAAGATTCGTACGAGGTCGGCCGTGGACAGCAGAGCTTCGATAAGCAGTTCCTGAGAGACTGGTTGGTGAAGGAAGGGCTTAAGGGCAAGTCTGGCGTGCGGATGACGGATGAAATTGCGCAGAAGACGAGTGAAAAGTATAGGGAGGCTTGGGAGCGGATCACTGGGGGAAACTAA
- a CDS encoding protein ciaA (transcript_id=CADANIAT00005688): MFPTASRLAVKPSGFFKRSAEELSRLSRIAWNTEALSTPTKPYTLLDFEDEASVASCKTMADRAVGGFSTASLDYIPADSSTNTPAHARFHGTISTKLPNNWRVERTGYAAFRNQDRGFWLFGRLYWDLDPYTYLALRVKSDGRRYTHRLYTRHHHVRNSESSSYDPLSPYASPEAAESPELAEAKYPTGIPPALSDVPPPSTIMSSMSATTSGSTGWETILLPFNSFVRTNHGLVVEPQTSIIRQRVKSVGIGLTDRVEGPYDLRIHRIWATNGMSEAEIEEERRICGTAALPVDEGVRTGLALKPFLHQPVSQELLIEALLSTADLVRIFWPEPRRVWREHLVRQNDLVRLLVNAKLELRICDDHAPSKRRIPHLYPDGYSHHAPPAPPLY, from the exons GGCTTTTTTAAACGGAGCGCAGAGGAGCTGAGTCGGTTGTCAAGAATTG CATGGAACACCGAGGCTCTTAGCACACCAACCAAGCCGTATACTCTACTCGACTTTGAAGATGAAGCATCCGTTGCGAGCTGCAAGACCATGGCCGACCGTGCTGTGGGAGGGTTCAGTACCGCCAGCCTCGACTATATCCCCGCCGATTCTTCAACAAACACTCCTGCGCACGCGAGGTTCCATGGAACTATCTCAACCAAGCTGCCCAATAACTGGAGGGTAGAAAGGACAG GATACGCCGCCTTCCGCAACCAAGACCGGGGCTTCTGGCTTTTTGGCCGGCTATACTGGGACCTTGACCCGTACACCTACCTAGCACTGCGAGTCAAATCCGATGGCCGTCGCTATACT CATCGATTATACACCCGCCACCACCACGTGCGGAACTCCGAATCCTCATCCTACGATCCCCTTTCACCATACGCATCACCCGAAGCTGCAGAGTCGCCCGAACTCGCCGAAGCCAAATATCCCACCGGAATCCCGCCTGCTCTCTCCGACGTTCCACCGCCATCCACTATTATGTCGTCTATGTCCGCGACGACATCTGGTTCGACCGGATGGGAGACAATTCTGCTACCATTCAACTCCTTTGTCCGGACTAATCATGGGCTTGTTGTAGAGCCTCAGACTTCGATCATCAGACAGCGAGTGAAGAGTGTGGGCATTGGTTTAACCGATCGGGTCGAAGGCCCTTATGATCTTCGCATACATCGTATCTGGGCTACAAACGGGATGAGTGAAgccgagattgaggaggagcgtCGAATTTGCGGAACAGCTGCCTTACCTGTTGATGAGGGTGTCCGAACGGG ACTTGCCCTTAAGCCCTTCCTTCACCAACCAGTCTCTCAGGAACTGCTTATCGAAGCTCTGCTGTCCACGGCCGACCTCGTACGAATCTTTTGGCCAGAACCGAGACGAGTCTGGCGTGAGCACCTCGTCCGCCAGAACGACCTCGTTCGTCTCCTCGTCAACGCCAAACTCGAACTTCGTATCTGCGATGATCACGCCCCGAGTAAGCGC AGGATCCCGCACCTTTATCCGGATGGATATTCTCATCATGCTCCCCCTGCTCCGCCTTTGTACTAG
- the MAT2 gene encoding protein MAT2 (transcript_id=CADANIAT00005695): MAAVSIAMKSPTQSPDSITELLWKDALRHLGSTNDEVLLPTNVVDIIGQDNVEKIKSRLSALLGAPVVSFVDESINALRVLRTPTFSGSSISVASPSRALDSWPSEPPNKPRPASMKPAKIPRPPNAFILYRQHHYPKVKEARPDLSNNEISVIIGKKWRAEPEEGKLHFKNLAEEFKKKHAEEYPDYQYTPRKPSEKKRRAASRISPKNSKRTVALENPGSMTAPSSNVFTPQMYPGIQNGQLAGAGYIGYLDGLNSMVNTGGLTDEPTNFGTNAFNSLFQQPQSDYGRTALFPQLEFAGPSLGDSLEFPEFAADYF, encoded by the exons ATGGCTGCTGTATCGATTGCTATGAAATCACCAACACAGTCGCCCGACAGCATCACCGAGCTCCTTTGGAAAGATGCTTTGCGTCATCTGGGGTCTACGAATGATGAAGTCCTTTTGCCAACAAATGTCGTGGATATCATCGGTCAGGATAAcgtcgagaagatcaaatcCCGTCTTTC TGCTCTTCTCGGCGCTCCAGTTGTGTCGTTCGTTGATGAATCAATCAATGCTCTGCGTGTTCTGCGCACACCGACATTCTCGGGCTCATCGATTTCCGTTGCATCTCCTTCTAGGGCCCTTGATTCATGGCCCAGCGAACCGCCTAACAAACCCAGGCCAGCGTCAATGAAACCCGCAAAGATTCCTCGGCCTCCAAATGCGTTCATCCTCTATAGGCAGCATCATTACCCCAAAGTAAAGGAGGCACGACCGGACCTCTCGAACAACGAAATCT CGGTGATAATAGGAAAGAAATGGAGAGCAGAGCCggaagaggggaagctgCACTTCAAGAACCTAGCGGAAGAGTTCAAAAAGAAGCACGCGGAGGAATACCCTGACTACCAGTACACTCCTCGGAAGCCTTCTGAAAAGAAGCGTCGTGCGGCTTCTCGCATTTCTCCTAAGAATTCGAAGCGTACTGTGGCCCTTGAGAACCCTGGGTCCATGACTGCACCATCATCCAACGTGTTTACGCCTCAAATGTACCCTGGCATACAGAACGGTCAACTCGCAGGCGCAGGTTACATCGGATATCTAGATGGTTTAAACAGTATGGTCAACACTGGTGGATTGACCGATGAGCCTACAAATTTCGGCACGAATGCGTTTAATTCTCTCTTCCAACAACCCCAGAGCGACTATGGCAGGACTGCATTATTCCCGCAGTTGGAGTTTGCGGGCCCGTCTTTGGGAGATTCTTTAGAGTTTCCTGAATTTGCAGCCGATTACTTCTGA
- a CDS encoding putative anaphase-promoting complex subunit Apc5 (transcript_id=CADANIAT00005694): MSRYLTPSKVALLSLISIYTEGVVPNSSAIHVLSFVVSYLSPLGAGDAPSSSDGWPAQYSVSIEDLEKALKVHPSSIPGRSIWDLFLRKIWSIDSCDALELFFTEISTTLAKTREERIRERDAGLAPESGCMRLARCSPLGAFVRRAQLEFTRLQFHDSVKLWKGFVKYRLPTYRAWARRNPSDEQVPVDINLLELGLDTSSHLAQVAYGNIEDNEEDDCYVSTKEVERLLEFQIGELQRFGGRVPEELKAQLKRIIASGVTLPDLIHYLSRDKGTYQYALLNLAILQADFGCYEEAVSAMQEAVSIARESHDMNCLNFCMSWLYHFGKAFPELITEVENTGMLGNEKEGLSFLKAKAKETEMWGLLSTTLLSEAKLELQNVLQPSTGYMFRANLAFTSGITHLAWLSSETFRHCYRSSAPFEDHLKSTFRSCQLAAHIIKLAQQGRYNEASAQMADMSLERFQSLKTVELPILSDDRESASQLLSQLRAIDLPDSDLSFLLSFITVEHLIRQADYAQALELIEKTAQSIHQDNFDIQPQVKLLCLKARIFEKMGQPQRGFSLAMRAASIAYRSRLLPGLWEAIVALGGVLLSLKEFEAVAKMVESIMPQVLETSDCDLAASAYSLLVDANMGIAGRLWSEGKDNGPAKKEYMNRALGYLDSAYEQYEEIEDLRGQCEMMAKKATVMHLTGDSVLANDYAAKYLDLRKQKTSSWI; the protein is encoded by the exons ATGAGTCGATATCTCACTCCTTCAAAAGTTGCCCTCCTGAGCCTTATTTCTATTTACACCGAAGGCGTGGTTCCGAATTCGTCGGCTATCCATGTTCTCTCGTTTGTGGTTTCTTACCTGAGCCCCTTGGGTGCAGGAGATGCGCCGTCATCCTCGGACGGTTGGCCAGCACAGTATTCAGTATCCATAGAGGATCTAGAAAAAGCACTGAAAGTACACCCTTCTTCCATACCGGGCAGATCTATATGGGATCTTTTCCTGCGGAAGATATGGTCAATCGACTCATGTGACGCGTTAGAGTTGTTCTTCACAGAGATATCCACTACCCTTGCAAAGACGCGTGAAGAACGAATTCGAGAGAGGGATGCCGGTCTCGCTCCGGAGTCTGGCTGCATGCGCCTTGCCCGATGCTCCCCTCTGGGCGCTTTTGTAAGGAGAGCTCAACTGGAGTTCACCAGGCTTCAATTTCATGATTCGGTCAAGTTATGGAAAGGTTTTGTCAAATATCGCCTTCCAACCTACCGAGCCTGGGCACGCAGAAACCCTTCCGACGAGCAGGTTCCTGTCGacatcaatctcctcgagctgGGTCTTGATACGAGCAGTCATCTTGCTCAGGTAGCATACGGCAATATcgaagacaatgaagaagacgactGCTACGTCAGTACGAAGGAAGTCGAGCGGCTCCTGGAGTTCCAGATCGGCGAGTTGCAAA GATTTGGCGGGCGAGTGCCAGAAGAATTGAAGGCACAGCTGAAGCGCATCATTGCCTCCGGAGTGACACTGCCTGACCTGATACATTACCTAAG TCGGGATAAGGGAACCTATCAATACGCGCTTCTAAATCTCGCAATACTGCAAGCGGATTTCGGCTGTTATGAAGAAGCTGTGTCCGCGATGCAGGAAGCCGTCTCTATTGCTAGAGAGTCCCATGACATGAACTGTCTGAATTTCTGCATGAGCTGGTTGTACCACTTCGGAAAAGCCTTTCCAGAGCTCATCACAGAGGTTGAAAACACTGGCATGCTGGGTAATGAAAAAGAAGggctctcttttctcaaaGCCAAAGCGAAGGAAACGGAGATGTGGGGATTGCTAAGTACTACGCTCCTGAGCGAAGCAAAGCTTGAGCTACAGAAC GTATTGCAACCCTCCACGGGTTATATGTTTCGAGCTAACTTGGCATTCACCTCAGGTATTACTCACCTTGCCTGGCTGAGTAGTGAGACGTTCCGACATTGCTACCGGAGCAGCGCGCCTTTTGAAGACCACCTGAAAAGCACCTTCCGGAGCTGCCAATTA GCCGCTCACATCATCAAGCTAGCCCAGCAGGGTCGTTATAACGAGGCTTCCGCCCAAATGGCAGATATGAGCTTAGAACGATTCCAATCCCTGAAAACGG TAGAGCTTCCCATCCTCAGCGACGACCGAGAATCAGCAAGCCAGCTACTCTCTCAACTCCGAGCAATCGACCTCCCTGACAGCgacctctccttcctcctctccttcattACCGTCGAACACCTAATTCGCCAAGCGGACTACGCACAAGCCCTCGAACTCATCGAAAAAACAGCTCAGTCAATTCACCAAGACAATTTCGACATCCAACCGCAGGTCAAACTCCTCTGCCTGAAGGCCCGCATCTTCGAGAAAATGGGCCAGCCCCAGCGTGGCTTCTCACTGGCCATGCGAGCTGCAAGCATTGCCTATCGCTCGCGCCTGCTCCCGGGTCTATGGGAAGCGATCGTCGCACTAGGTGGTGTACTTTTGAGTCTAAAGGAATTCGAGGCTGTTGCGAAGATGGTTGAAAGCATTATGCCTCAGGTACTTGAAACGAGCGACTGTGATCTTGCGGCAAGTGCGTACTCACTTCTCGTGGATGCGAACATGGGCATTGCAGGGAGGCTTTGGAGTGAGGGTAAGGATAACGGACCCGCAAAGAAGGAGTATATGAATCGGGCGCTGGGGTATCTGGACTCTGCGTACGAGCagtatgaggagattgaggatttGAGGGGTCAGTGTGAGATGATGGCGAAAAAGGCAACAGTGATGCATCTTACGGGGGACTCGGTTCTCGCGAATGATTATGCGGCGAAGTATCTGGACCTGCGGAAGCAGAAGACCTCTAGTTGGATCTAA
- a CDS encoding DNA-(apurinic or apyrimidinic site) lyase APN2 (transcript_id=CADANIAT00005693), with amino-acid sequence MGFRITTWNGLNPFSYEPWRSTRTFESMFDILEADIVVVQETKIQRKDLRDDMVLVPGWDCYFSLPKVKKGYSGVAIYTRNATCAPIRAEEGLTGTLCPPNSLVSFRDLPEDQQIGGYPTIEQLSKLKLDAETLDSEGRCVILEFPAFVLIGLYCPANRDESRDAFRQNFLDLMDARVRNLVALGKRVFVTGDINISRGEIDAAHAAENIKKGVTTEDDFVSAPARRLFNQLLIDGKVVGDRDEGREQPVLFDICRSFHPKRKGMYTCWEQRINARPGNYGSRIDYVLCSLDMKDWFFDSNIQEGLMGSDHCPVYAVFKDLIPLNDGQSHILDIMNPPGVFKNGERQQNYTAKFLLPLSGRLIPEFDRRRSIKDMFMRKPSQPSPKTSSPQNLTACLSNEESSMTARTATNTPKPSDADAPASVSNDTLQKGTVRKRPVGTEVPPVKRSKSASTQTGAPTIGQSTLKGFFKPKCTLEPKDNMLSKDEGQGPAEFPFISSQQDVTEQTSKAALEPEKAPTPMTPVLSKEDAGFIDPVASKQDWSKLFTKKPPPKCGEHGEECISLKTKKPGPNFGRTFWICPRPLGPSGNKEKGTEWRCSTFIWANDWDSSTM; translated from the exons ATGGGGTTTCGCATTACGACATGGAACG GTCT GAATCCATTCTCATATGAGCCATGGAGGAGTACACGGACTTTTGAG TCCATGTTCGACATATTGGAAGCCGATATAGTCGTCGTTCAAGAAACAAAGATCCAGCGAAAGGACCTTAGAGATGACATGGTCCTTGTGCCCGGTTGGGATTGTTACTTCAGTTTACCCAAAGTAAAAAAAG GCTATTCGGGTGTCGCGATATACACTCGTAATGCAACATGTGCACCTATTCGCGCTGAAGAGGGATTGACAGGGACCCTTTGCCCGCCAAATTCTTTAGTGTCATTTAGAGACCTACCCGAAGACCAACAAATCGGCGGCTATCCAACGATAGAGCAGCTGTCGAAGCTAAAGCTAGATGCGGAGACGCTTGACTCTGAAGGAAGATGCGTTATACTCGAGTTCCCTGCCTTTGTTCTTATAGGCCTATATTGTCCCGCCAATAGGGACGAAAGCCGAGACGCTTTTCGTCAAAACTTCTTGGACTTGATGGATGCCCGCGTCCGGAATCTAGTCGCCTTGGGCAAAAGGGTGTTTGTCACTGGAGATATAAATATCTCAAGAGGCGAGATAGATGCAGCGCACGCGGCGGAAAACATAAAGAAAGGGGTAACTACGGAGGATGACTTCGTCtctgctcctgctcgccGCCTGTTCAACCAGTTATTAATTGACGGTAAAGTCGTGGGTGACCGAGATGAAGGAAGAGAACAACCTGTCCTTTTTGATATATGCAGGTCATTTCATCCGAAACGTAAAGGGATGTATACTTGCTGGGAGCAAAGAATAAATGCTCGTCCCGGTAACTACGGTTCGAGGATAGACTACGTCCTTTGCAGCCTGGACATGAAGGATTGGTTTTTCGACTCTAACATCCAGGAAGGGCTCATG GGGTCAGACCACTGCCCAGTATACGCCGTCTTTAAGGACCTCATACCACTGAATGACGGCCAATCCCACATACTCGATATCATGAATCCTCCAGGGGTGTTCAAGAATGGCGAGCGTCAACAGAATTACACGGCAAAGTTCCTACTACCGCTATCAGGGCGATTGATACCGGAATTCGACAGGCGGAGAAGCATTAAAGATATGTTTATGCGCAAACCGAGCCAACCATCGCCGAAAACGTCTTCTCCGCAGAATTTAACAGCATGTCTTTCTAACGAAGAAAGCAGCATGACTGCGAGGACAGCGACAAATACACCAAAACCTTCAGATGCTGATGCGCCCGCCTCTGTATCCAATGATACTCTACAGAAGGGGACCGTCCGAAAACGACCCGTCGGGACTGAAGTTCCTCCGGTTAAACGATCGAAGTCAGCGAGTACCCAAACAGGCGCCCCTACAATCGGACAGAGTACTCTGAAGGGGTTCTTCAAACCAAAATGTACTCTCGAACCTAAAGATAACATGCTTTCGAAAGATGAAGGACAGGGACCTGCCGAATTTCCATTTATCAGCAGTCAACAAGATGTAACAGAACAAACTTCGAAAGCGGCACTAGAACCTGAGAAAGCACCAACACCCATGACTCCGGTACTGTCCAAGGAGGACGCTGGCTTCATTGACCCAGTTGCGAGCAAGCAGGATTGGTCGAAGCTATTCACCAAAAAGCCGCCTCCCAAGTGCGGAGAACATGGCGAGGAGTGCATAAGCCTGAAGACTAAAAAGCCTGGTCCAAATTTTGGTCGAACATTCTGGATCTGTCCCAGACCGCTGGGCCCAAGTGGGaacaaagagaaaggaaCTGAATGGCGATGTTCTACCTTCATATGGGCTAATGACTGGGATTCCTCGACGATGTAG
- a CDS encoding glycosyltransferase family 69 protein (transcript_id=CADANIAT00005690), producing the protein MRVLDACESLINGLSFLAVSAFRHTSRNHKLLRRRLLQLLLLTFVLWSSADIFLVHRNFHKEQIHLDYRPPERQRIFIASALWDNERTISSQWNDAVIELANVFGADNIFVSVYASGSNDGTGYALRKLDKALDEVGVQRTITIAEPSPDNEALKNPPADRRHIATRARLRNLSLKPLYDLRDAGTFFDRILFLSDVDFTKEDVLSLLNTNYGTYTAACSFDILNLPTGPDALALRDADGHETVMQKWPVFRSARSREAIKFMLPVPVRSCWGDMVFMGTEEIYSTRVYQFRGVPDGLADKHVVASESCLIHADSYISKRRGVYLNPFVRVGLNTPAYTAIHQESHWLSTWEIFESLWENRLRRWFSSPFLKGWSLRRKFAKWKAENENNKERGDFCLTHEVQATET; encoded by the exons ATGCGTGTGTTAGACGCATGCGAGTCCTTGATAAATGGACTTTCCTTTCTAGCTGTCTCCGCCTTCCGGCATACTTCGCGCAACCACAAGCTCCTCCGTCGtcgccttctccaacttttATTGCTCACGTTCGTTCTCTGGAGCTCAGCAGATATTTTCCTTGTTCATCGAAACTTTCACAAGGAGCAAATTCACCTGGATTATAGACCGCCAGAGCGACAGCGAATATTCATTGCGAGTGCTCTCTGGGATAATGAGCGGACCATTTCAAGTCAATGGAACGACGCAGTCATCGAGCTAGCCAATGTTTTCGGAGCGGACAACATATTTGTCAGTGTATATGCAAGCGGAAGCAATGATGGCACGGGATATGCTTTGCGTAAGCTCGATAAAGCGTTGGATGAAGTAGGGGTGCAACGAACAATCACCATCGCCGAACCCTCTCCAGACAATGAAGCATTGAAGAACCCGCCTGCAGACCGGAGGCACATTGCTACTCGTGCTCGACTACGTAACCTGTCTCTGAAACCTCTATATGATCTTCGAGATGCTGGCACGTTCTTTGACCGAATCTTGTTTCTGAGTGATGTCGACTTCACG aaagaagacgtACTCTCTCTCTTAAATACCAATTATGGTACATATACAGCCGCTTGTTCGTTCGATATACTGAACCTACCGACCGGCCCTGACGCACTGGCCCTACGAGACGCCGACGGGCATGAAACCGTCATGCAGAAGTGGCCCGTTTTCCGCTCTGCCAGGTCGAGGGAAGCTATAAAGTTTATGCTGCCAGTTCCTGTTAGGAGTTGTTGGGGAGATATGG TCTTCATGGGTACAGAAGAAATCTATTCTACTCGGGTGTATCAGTTTCGAGGGGTACCTGATGGCCTCGCAGATAAACATGTTGTGGCTTCCGAATCCTGTCTGATACACGCAGACAGCTATATCTCTAAGCGAAGGGGCGTTTACCTAAACCCTTTTGTCCGGGTGGGGTTAAATACTCCTGCATACACGGCAATTCATCAGGAAAGTCATTGGCTGTCTACTTGGGAGATTTTCGAATCATTATGGGAAAACCGTCTTCGTCGCTGGTTCAGCTCACCGTTTCTGAAAGGATGGTCCCTTCGGAGAAAATTCGCTAAATGGAAGGCTGAAAATGAGAATAACAAAGAACGCGGTGACTTTTGTCTCACTCATGAGGTGCAAGCGACGGAAACGTGA